In one Culex quinquefasciatus strain JHB chromosome 2, VPISU_Cqui_1.0_pri_paternal, whole genome shotgun sequence genomic region, the following are encoded:
- the LOC6041515 gene encoding gustatory and pheromone receptor 39a isoform X1, which yields MIFFQGVVMQQLSRMAWSTTFIALLDLVFTCQRTISKANEAALSTRHFDDYSMKNTKLAKQINKFLLKNLHQKKKFSAFGFFNIDNSVIYTVFSSIITYLVILIQFKQLENDLTHGNSGNETISAAGGST from the exons ATGATATTTTTCCAGGGCGTGGTAATGCAACAATTAAGCAGAATGGCGTGGAGTACAACATTTATCGCGCTGTTGGATTTGGTGTTCACGTGTCAGAGGACCATTTCAAAG GCCAACGAGGCAGCCCTCTCCACGCGACACTTTGACGACTACTCGATGAAGAACACCAAGCTGGCGAAGCAGATCAACAAGTTCCTCCTGAAGAACCTGCACCAGAAGAAAAAGTTCTCCGCGTTCGGCTTCTTCAACATCGACAACAGTGTAATCTACACG GTATTCAGCTCCATCATCACCTATCTCGTGATACTGATACAGTTCAAGCAGCTGGAGAACGATTTGACCCATGGCAACAGCGGCAACGAAACCATTTCGGCGGCGGGTGGCAGTACATAA
- the LOC6041515 gene encoding gustatory and pheromone receptor 39a isoform X4 yields the protein MHLATRASEVANEAALSTRHFDDYSMKNTKLAKQINKFLLKNLHQKKKFSAFGFFNIDNSVIYTVFSSIITYLVILIQFKQLENDLTHGNSGNETISAAGGST from the exons ATGCACTTGGCTACCAGGGCAAGTGAAGTG GCCAACGAGGCAGCCCTCTCCACGCGACACTTTGACGACTACTCGATGAAGAACACCAAGCTGGCGAAGCAGATCAACAAGTTCCTCCTGAAGAACCTGCACCAGAAGAAAAAGTTCTCCGCGTTCGGCTTCTTCAACATCGACAACAGTGTAATCTACACG GTATTCAGCTCCATCATCACCTATCTCGTGATACTGATACAGTTCAAGCAGCTGGAGAACGATTTGACCCATGGCAACAGCGGCAACGAAACCATTTCGGCGGCGGGTGGCAGTACATAA